The following are encoded together in the Triticum dicoccoides isolate Atlit2015 ecotype Zavitan unplaced genomic scaffold, WEW_v2.0 scaffold17688, whole genome shotgun sequence genome:
- the LOC119344631 gene encoding uncharacterized protein LOC119344631: MLPPLLESFSFINSGATAAKISCISFRGCSQLKNILLRGNLGRLGELDLSDMAVKTLDLTEVEAPNLKRLMMLGCENLCAILWPSKDKRTWVLEKLHISTVQSASNSQNDWQEMTKEASVAAGSSSILAFGASPQGIGRTASFEFKWYISVVDPRLMWSLLPFQQYIERNYVYMEIDSSSASGVSVGDREVPQGIGSQRQTDQYLYARDVFQDHPQAVSAVEGVIDWMWPCPRTPTPYPQSWYFHMQDEEKMERGSLQQQHNTQRIRTSVALAPV, from the coding sequence ATGTTACCCCCATTGCTTGAGTCATTTAGCTTCATCAACAGTGGTGCTACTGCTGCCAAGATATCTTGTATCTCCTTTCGGGGTTGTTCACAGTTGAAGAATATACTTCTCAGAGGAAATTTGGGGCGCCTGGGGGAGCTGGACCTCTCGGACATGGCAGTGAAAACCCTTGACCTCACAGAAGTGGAAGCACCAAACCTCAAGCGTCTCATGATGTTGGGCTGTGAGAACCTCTGTGCAATATTATGGCCATCGAAAGATAAAAGGACATGGGTTTTGGAGAAGTTGCACATCAGCACCGTCCAATCTGCATCAAATAGCCAGAATGATTGGCAAGAGATGACCAAGGAGGCTAGTGTTGCTGCAGGATCATCATCCATCCTTGCTTTTGGGGCTTCACCACAAGGCATCGGTCGAACTGCATCTTTTGAGTTTAAGTGGTACATTTCTGTAGTGGACCCAAGGCTCATGTGGTCGCTTCTTCCCTTTCAACAATATATTGAGAGAAACTATGTATACATGGAGATTGATTCATCTTCTGCAAGTGGAGTTTCTGTTGGTGATCGCGAAGTTCCTCAAGGCATCGGGAGCCAGCGGCAGACTGATCAATACTTATATGCAAGAGATGTCTTTCAAGATCACCCGCAAGCTGTCAGTGCTGTTGAAGGTGTGATCGACTGGATGTGGCCTTGCCCACGTACTCCTACTCCATATCCTCAATCCTGGTACTTTCACATGCAAGATGAAGAGAAGATGGAGAGAGGATCGTTACagcaacaacacaacactcagaggaTTAGAACCAGTGTTGCCTTAGCCCCTGTTTGA